The genomic region ATCATCGATAAAGGCATTTGTGTGCTAAAATCAGGTAAATCGACCAAATAATGAGAATTTGGTCGATATAATCCTGCTTTTATCGTCCCATTTTCCATTTTACGAATTTGAAATTGCAATTTATTGCGATATTCATATGGATAATCCATTCCAATTGTATCTTTAATTTCAAAATCTTGATATCCAGTCGGCTTAAACTTATTTAATGCTTGTTTAATAATATCTTTTTTAAACTCAAGTTGTTTTTTATATGATAAATGCTCTAATTCAATTCCCCCAACATTATACTTATCCTTGGGAGACACACGATCTGGACTTTTTCTTAAAATTTTTACTAATTTTCCAATTAAATATTTAGGCTTTACCGTTATAATCTTTACTTGAACTATTTCATCAGGAAGTGCTCCCTCAACAAACACAATCTTTCGTTGATAGTAAGCAATCCCTTCCCCATTAATTCCTAACTTTTTAATTTTTAATTTAACTAATTTATTAATTTTAACTTGAACATTTTTTCTTTTATCTGGCATGATTTCCTCCTATTAAAATATCTACAATTATAGCATTTTAGGCTTTACTGTTATAATAAGATATACAATATTTTTTGAGAAAGGGGTAAATATGAGTACAATAACATCAATTCAAGCTCAAAAACGTAAAGGTCGCTATAATATTTTCATCGATGGACAATATCGTTTTCCGGTTAGTGAAGAAGTATTAATTAATTTTCAATTACATAAGGGACAAGAAATTACTAAAGAAGAAATTGAAGGCATTACAAATGCTGAAAAAGTTTCAAAAGCCTATAACCAAGCATTAAATTATTTATCATATCAATTACGTACAGAAAAGGAAATCATTGATTATTTATATAAAAAAGATTTTTCTGATTATGAAATTGAACCAACACTTAAAAAATTACGTGAACAAAAATTAATTAATGATCTAGAATATGCTAAAAGTTATACTCGAACCATGGCTAAAACATCTGAAAAAGGTCCTAAAGTCATTCAACAACAACTACGTAAAAAAGGTATTTTAGAGAATGACATTGACACTGCTCTCTTACAATTCACCCTTGAAAATCAACTGGAAAATGTTATTCATTTAATTAATAAATTAGCTCAAAAATACCGAAATGAAGCCTTTAAAAATAAAATTCAAAAAATAAAAAAAAGTCTTTTAGTTAAAGGTTTTTCTACAGATGTTATCAATGATGCTTTGACAAAAGTTAATCTTGAAAAAGATAATTCAAATGAGCAAATTCAATTGCAAAAAAATGGAGAAAAACTTTTTAATCGTTATCGCAAATACTCTTCATTAGAACGTAATCAAAAAGTTAAAGCAGCCTTATATCGAAAGGGATTTAACATTGATGATATAAATCATTTTATTGATGAACATCAGAATCTTGAATAAAAAATAGCTATGAATATATTCATAGCTATTTTTTATTTGTAATTCGTTTTTTATGAATTCGATGATAAATCTTTTTACCTAATTTATGCTCTTTGGGAACAACTTTTCCGTATCGATGTTCTTCAATAAACGCATTAATTATTGAACCAAATAATATAATTTGGTTAGAAAAATTCATCCAGAATAACAATACTAAGAATGTGCCAAGTGCACCATAACTTAAAACACGATATGCAAAATATTTAACATAAATAGTAAAAATCCCAGTTAATGCCATCCATCCTAAAGCTGCAATTAAAGCTCCAGGCCAAACAGATAGCCAGTGAACTTTGACATTTGGTAATACTATGTACAATAAACATAAAATTACAAAAATGATAATAAAAGTAACTGACCAACGATATTTCATGAACACTTCCAAATATGTCAGTGGCAACTTAAATACTGTTGTTAAATATTCTAGCACGATCTGACCAAAACTATAAATAACAAAAATAATTACTAGTAATGCACCAAAACTTAAAGTAATTAATAAAGATAAAATTGTTGTTGCTATAAAGTCTTGCGAATCTCCCACTCCGAAAATTTGATTCATTGATCGCTTCAAAGCATTGATTCCACGGCTTCCTGCCCAAATTGTAAATAACATAGAAAAAGATGCTATTCCTCCAGAACCATGTGTTAAAAATTTTTGAACTATTGGTCCTAAGAAATTATATATTGGTTCTGGCAATGCAACGTTTAAATATGGCATGATTTTTGTTGCATTAATATGCATGATTGGTAATATATTTCCAATAAAGATTACAATTGGTACAATTGTTAACAAAACATAGTAAGTAGCTATAATTGCAGTATTAAAAATATCACCTTGTATCGTTTTATTTAAAATAGATTTAAAAAAGACATTGAATTTGTGCCCTATTTTTTTCATAAATACTTAATTCCTTCAATATGTACTACGTAAAAAAACACGCATATATATATTTAACCACTAAATTAATAAATTTAATTTTAAATTTTTATTACAATATTTTTGGGCATAAAAAAAGCTGCAAGTATTGCAGCTTTTTTATTAATTAAGTTTCTTTGCTAACTCTTTAATATAATCTTTTAACTCAGCACTTACTTCTGGATGTTTCAATCCAAATTGAATTGAAGTCTTTAAGTAACCAAATTTGTAACCAACATCGAAACGTTCGCCTTTAAATTCATGTGCAAAAACACGTTGAATTTGGTTTAAACGATCAATAGCGTCAGTTAATTGAATTTCATTACCTGCACCTGGTTTTTGTGTTTCTAACATATCAAAAATTTCAGGTGTTAATAAATAACGACCAATAATAGCTAAATCTGATGGAGCTTTATCTACATCTGGTTTTTCTACAAATTGGTTAACATCAAACAATCCTGGTTTTGTTTCTGTTACAGGATCAATAATTCCATATTTATCAACTTCATCATGAGGAACTTTCATTACAGCAAGTGTTGATGCATGTGTTTCTTCATAACGATCAATTAATTGCTTAGTCAATGGAACCTTATCTTCCATAATGTCGTCACCTAACATAACAACAAATGGTTCGTTACCAACAAAATCTTTTGCCATTAATACCGCATCACCTAAACCACGTGGATGTGATTGACGAATAAAGTATAAATTAATATCTGTTGTTTGTTGAACTAATTTCAATAAACCTGTTTTACCCTTTGCAGTAAGATTTTGTTCTAATTCTGGAACAGAGTCAAAGTGATCTTCAATTGGTCGCTTACCCTTTCCAGTTACTACTAAAATGTCTTCAATTCCTGATTTACGAGCTTCTTCAACAATATATTGAATTGTTGGTTTATCAATAATCGGGAACATTTCCTTAGCTAAAGCCTTTGTAGCTGGTAAAAAACGAGTACCTAAACCAGCCGCAGGAATAACAGCTTTTCTAACTTTCATCGTTATACCCCTTATCTATAATGGTATATATCTTTCAAAAAGATAATTAATATCTAGACTAATTATATCAGTAAATCACCTTTTTACAAGTTAATTCTAAACTTAATGTAAGGATTTACTTATTTAAACAAAGCTAAATCCGTAAATTAATTTTTATTTACATTATATAATTCTTTTTATTACAAACATTCAGGCTTTTTACCTAGTAAACAATTAGCTCTAAACCCTTATTTAAATTTGTATAAATATTTTTCGTCCATAGATGGATCTTGTGAAGTTAAAATTTTAGGACCATCTTTTGTAATTACAATTGTATGTTCATATTGACATGATAACCCACCATCTGCAGTTCTTGCAGTCCATCCATTAGGATCATCCATTACAGATTGCCATGTTCCTGTATTGATCATAGGTTCAATTGTAATTGTCATTCCTTCGCGTAATCTAATCCCCTTACCTTTTTCGCCATAATGAGGGACATTAGGTGATTCATGCATTGTAGGTCCAATTCCGTGCCCAACAAATTCACGTACATCACCAAAACCATTTAGATCTTCAGTATAATGTTGGATAGCGTAACCAATATCTCCTAATCGATTCCCAACTTGAGCTTGATCAATTCCTAAGTATAAAGCTTTTTTGGTTACTTCCATTAAATGTTCAACTTCTTCTGAAGGCTTTCCAACTGCGTAACTCCAACAAGAATCACTCATTGCACCGTGGTAATTAACTACAGTATCAACTTTTACAAGATCTCCTTCTTTGAAAATTAAATCTTTACGTGGAAATGCATGACAAATTTCATCATTTACACTTACGCATGTTGCATATTTGTAGCCTTCAAATCCAATTTGCTCTGGAATTGCATCATGCTCTTTAAAATATTTACATGCAAATTTTTCAACTTCCCAACTTGAAACACCTGGCTTGATAATATCACGCAAACCAATATGCATCCCTGCTAAAATTGCACCCGAAATTGCCATTTCTTTAATTTCTCGTGGTGATTTTAGAGTAATCATTTATATTATTCCTCCTAATAAATTTATATCGTTACTATTATACCCTAAAACATTGATATTAGTTAAATTCCTACGATTTTTGTATTCTCACGCTTAAAAATTTGATATAATAGTAACGAATTTTTTGAGAAAGGAGCAATTACTTTGGCAAAAGCTGAAATTGTTTTCGCAACAATCACCGGCAATAACGAGGATATTGCTGATATCATTGCGGAAAATCTTGAAGATAAAGGAATCGACGTTCAAGTAGATGAAATTTCACAAGCAGATGTTAGTGATTTTGAAGATGCCGATCTTTGCATTGTATGTCCATATACATATGATGAAGGAAATCTTCCAGATGAAGGAATGGACTTTTTTGAAGATCTTAAAGAAGTAGATTTAACTAATAAAATTTATGGCGTTGCAGGTTCAGGGGATACTTTTTATGGCGAATATTACTGTACGGCAGTAGATGAATTTAGTCGTGTATTGCGTGAAGCAGGAGCTACTCAAGGAACTAAAGATGTAAAAATAAATCTTTCTCCTGATACGGATGAAGATATTGCAACTTTAGATACTTTTGCAGATGAATTAGTTTCAAAATTGGAGGAATAATTTATTATGTCAAAAACCTTATCCATTATTGTCCCTTGTTATTGTGAAGAAGAATCAATTCCATTATTTTATGAAGCAGTTGAAAAAGTTGCTCCAAAATTAAAAGATATTGATTTAGAGTATTGGTTTATTGATGACGGTTCAAAGGACAATACTTTAAAAGAACTTAGAGCTTTACAAGCTAAAGACCCTGATCATGTCCACTATGCTTCATTTTCAAGAAATTTTGGTAAAGAAGCTGGCCTATACTGTGGATTACAACAAGCTACTGGCGATTATGTAGCTGTAATGGATGTTGATCTACAAGATCCTCCAGAATTATTACCTAAAATGTTGAGTTATATTGAAAGTGGCGATTATGATTGTGTTGGTACACGCCGTGTAAATCGGAAAGGTGAACCACCAATTCGTTCATTTTTCGCTCACATGTTTTACAAATTAATTAATAAAATTTCAGATACAGAAATTGTTGATGGGGCGCGCGATTATCGCTTAATGACACGTCAAATGGTAGATGCAATTCTTTCAATGAGCGAATATAACCGCTTTTCTAAGGGAATCTTTAGTTGGGTAGGTTTTCGAACAAAATATTTAGAATATACTAATCAAGAACGTGTAGCAGGTAAAACTAGTTGGAACTTTTGGAGTTTATTAAAGTATTCAATCGATGGTATTGTTTCATTTTCACAAACTCCACTTGATATTGCTTCATATGTTGGATTATTTTCTTCAGTTTGCTCTGTAATTGGTATCATTTTTGTTATTATTCGCAAGCTTTTATATGGTGGCTCTGCATTTGGATGGGCATCACTTGTATGTATCTTCCTATTTATTGGTGGTATTCAACTTCTATGTTTAGGTATTGTTGGTAAATATATTGGAAAAATATTTATGGAAGTAAAAAAACGTCCTGTCTACATTTTAAAAGAGAAAAAATAATTAAAAACCTCTCCTATATTTTTGTTATTAGTAATTTTAGAGTAAAATAATAACGAATATAAGGGAGGATTTTTTTGTGCATTTTTCAGTAAAAAATAATAAACATTTATATTTGAATTATACT from Ligilactobacillus cholophilus harbors:
- the recX gene encoding recombination regulator RecX → MSTITSIQAQKRKGRYNIFIDGQYRFPVSEEVLINFQLHKGQEITKEEIEGITNAEKVSKAYNQALNYLSYQLRTEKEIIDYLYKKDFSDYEIEPTLKKLREQKLINDLEYAKSYTRTMAKTSEKGPKVIQQQLRKKGILENDIDTALLQFTLENQLENVIHLINKLAQKYRNEAFKNKIQKIKKSLLVKGFSTDVINDALTKVNLEKDNSNEQIQLQKNGEKLFNRYRKYSSLERNQKVKAALYRKGFNIDDINHFIDEHQNLE
- a CDS encoding YihY/virulence factor BrkB family protein — encoded protein: MKKIGHKFNVFFKSILNKTIQGDIFNTAIIATYYVLLTIVPIVIFIGNILPIMHINATKIMPYLNVALPEPIYNFLGPIVQKFLTHGSGGIASFSMLFTIWAGSRGINALKRSMNQIFGVGDSQDFIATTILSLLITLSFGALLVIIFVIYSFGQIVLEYLTTVFKLPLTYLEVFMKYRWSVTFIIIFVILCLLYIVLPNVKVHWLSVWPGALIAALGWMALTGIFTIYVKYFAYRVLSYGALGTFLVLLFWMNFSNQIILFGSIINAFIEEHRYGKVVPKEHKLGKKIYHRIHKKRITNKK
- the galU gene encoding UTP--glucose-1-phosphate uridylyltransferase GalU, translating into MKVRKAVIPAAGLGTRFLPATKALAKEMFPIIDKPTIQYIVEEARKSGIEDILVVTGKGKRPIEDHFDSVPELEQNLTAKGKTGLLKLVQQTTDINLYFIRQSHPRGLGDAVLMAKDFVGNEPFVVMLGDDIMEDKVPLTKQLIDRYEETHASTLAVMKVPHDEVDKYGIIDPVTETKPGLFDVNQFVEKPDVDKAPSDLAIIGRYLLTPEIFDMLETQKPGAGNEIQLTDAIDRLNQIQRVFAHEFKGERFDVGYKFGYLKTSIQFGLKHPEVSAELKDYIKELAKKLN
- the map gene encoding type I methionyl aminopeptidase, yielding MITLKSPREIKEMAISGAILAGMHIGLRDIIKPGVSSWEVEKFACKYFKEHDAIPEQIGFEGYKYATCVSVNDEICHAFPRKDLIFKEGDLVKVDTVVNYHGAMSDSCWSYAVGKPSEEVEHLMEVTKKALYLGIDQAQVGNRLGDIGYAIQHYTEDLNGFGDVREFVGHGIGPTMHESPNVPHYGEKGKGIRLREGMTITIEPMINTGTWQSVMDDPNGWTARTADGGLSCQYEHTIVITKDGPKILTSQDPSMDEKYLYKFK
- a CDS encoding flavodoxin; protein product: MAKAEIVFATITGNNEDIADIIAENLEDKGIDVQVDEISQADVSDFEDADLCIVCPYTYDEGNLPDEGMDFFEDLKEVDLTNKIYGVAGSGDTFYGEYYCTAVDEFSRVLREAGATQGTKDVKINLSPDTDEDIATLDTFADELVSKLEE
- a CDS encoding glycosyltransferase family 2 protein; translation: MSKTLSIIVPCYCEEESIPLFYEAVEKVAPKLKDIDLEYWFIDDGSKDNTLKELRALQAKDPDHVHYASFSRNFGKEAGLYCGLQQATGDYVAVMDVDLQDPPELLPKMLSYIESGDYDCVGTRRVNRKGEPPIRSFFAHMFYKLINKISDTEIVDGARDYRLMTRQMVDAILSMSEYNRFSKGIFSWVGFRTKYLEYTNQERVAGKTSWNFWSLLKYSIDGIVSFSQTPLDIASYVGLFSSVCSVIGIIFVIIRKLLYGGSAFGWASLVCIFLFIGGIQLLCLGIVGKYIGKIFMEVKKRPVYILKEKK